From a single Methylosinus sp. H3A genomic region:
- a CDS encoding glutathione S-transferase family protein, whose translation MLTIWGRRNSFNVQKVMWLVGELGLDHAHVPLGGAFGGLDDPQFRARNPHGRIPVIDDEGVVVWESHAILRYLAARHGGEAFWPSDPAARSHLDRWMDWAQSSLQPAFVDGVFVAYYRTPEDKRDWPAIRAAVTRCAQHYQFLDSWLADRPFLAGDDLTLADIPAGTTLFRYFALDIERPSLPNVEAWHARLCERPAYRQHVMVPFDDLKG comes from the coding sequence ATGCTCACGATCTGGGGACGGCGCAACTCCTTCAATGTGCAGAAAGTCATGTGGCTCGTCGGCGAGCTCGGGCTCGATCACGCCCATGTGCCGCTCGGCGGCGCCTTCGGCGGCCTCGACGATCCGCAATTTCGCGCGCGCAATCCGCATGGCCGCATTCCGGTCATCGACGACGAGGGCGTCGTCGTCTGGGAGTCTCATGCAATCTTGCGCTATCTGGCCGCGCGCCATGGCGGCGAAGCATTCTGGCCGTCCGATCCGGCCGCGCGCTCTCATCTCGATCGCTGGATGGACTGGGCGCAATCGTCGTTGCAGCCGGCCTTCGTCGACGGCGTTTTCGTGGCCTATTACCGCACGCCGGAAGACAAGCGCGATTGGCCGGCGATCCGCGCCGCCGTCACGCGTTGCGCGCAGCATTATCAATTTCTCGATAGCTGGCTCGCGGATCGCCCTTTCCTCGCCGGCGACGATCTCACCCTCGCGGATATCCCCGCCGGAACGACTTTGTTTCGCTATTTCGCGCTCGACATAGAGCGGCCCTCGCTTCCCAATGTCGAGGCTTGGCATGCGCGCCTTTGCGAACGGCCCGCCTATCGCCAGCATGTGATGGTGCCCTTCGACGATCTGAAAGGCTGA
- a CDS encoding DUF2232 domain-containing protein gives MPQLLPERKKLPVPDNGDFSLPQIFASLGGGLAGAAVFAVITKGTSAAVLFAFLAPLPILIVALGFGLRHGATSALIATGLLSIWPNPIFGLVYALLVGVPALAAAYVAAGAPWRRRELVTAHVPAWAVLAAGGVVAAAVSIAVTIAAIRFGGLDEALNPLRARAFMAIEDLVRTQELGDKLDPSQLSALVVFAFPATLAALTLLSHTLNLWGAGLLARASDALSRPWPDIAQEFVLPRTVAGLFLVAAAVAFLGDLPGEIGLVFAETLGLALAMQGLAVVHALLRGTRVGGVSLIVIYIVIGLFAWPIVLFTVIGVVDAVFSFRSRKQAAQARRG, from the coding sequence ATGCCCCAGCTTTTACCCGAACGCAAGAAACTGCCCGTTCCCGACAACGGCGATTTTTCGCTGCCGCAGATCTTCGCCTCGCTCGGCGGAGGGCTCGCGGGCGCGGCCGTGTTCGCGGTCATCACCAAGGGCACTTCGGCGGCGGTTTTGTTCGCCTTTCTCGCGCCATTGCCGATTTTGATCGTCGCGCTGGGCTTCGGCCTTCGCCACGGCGCGACCTCGGCCCTCATCGCGACCGGCCTGCTGTCGATCTGGCCCAATCCGATCTTCGGCCTCGTCTACGCCTTGCTCGTCGGCGTTCCGGCGCTCGCCGCCGCCTATGTCGCAGCCGGAGCGCCCTGGCGCAGGCGCGAGCTCGTGACCGCGCATGTGCCGGCCTGGGCGGTTCTCGCCGCCGGCGGCGTGGTGGCGGCGGCGGTTTCCATCGCGGTCACGATCGCTGCGATTCGTTTCGGCGGCCTCGACGAGGCGCTCAATCCGCTGCGCGCCCGCGCCTTCATGGCGATCGAGGATCTGGTGCGGACGCAAGAGCTCGGCGACAAGCTCGATCCGAGCCAGCTCTCGGCGCTCGTCGTCTTCGCCTTCCCGGCGACTCTCGCCGCGCTGACGCTGCTCAGCCACACGCTCAATCTCTGGGGCGCTGGCCTGCTGGCGCGCGCGTCGGACGCGCTCTCGCGTCCCTGGCCGGACATCGCGCAGGAATTCGTGCTGCCGCGCACGGTCGCCGGGCTGTTCCTCGTCGCAGCCGCCGTGGCCTTCCTCGGCGATCTTCCCGGCGAGATCGGACTTGTTTTCGCCGAGACGCTCGGCCTCGCTCTGGCGATGCAGGGGCTAGCGGTCGTTCACGCCCTGCTGCGCGGGACGCGCGTCGGCGGCGTTTCGCTCATCGTCATCTATATCGTCATCGGCCTGTTCGCTTGGCCGATCGTCCTGTTCACCGTGATCGGCGTCGTCGACGCGGTGTTTTCGTTCCGTAGCCGCAAGCAGGCGGCGCAGGCGCGGCGCGGCTGA
- a CDS encoding class I SAM-dependent methyltransferase, whose product MTASPEQIAAGQAVYTPAVLRLYDMLVLGLSNRFIWKCPTPRLRALYDLHASGNHLDVGIGTGYFLDHCRFPVAAPRVALMDLNPDALRFAAERIARFSPQTYRRNVLEPIAFDAPKFDSVGVNYLLHCLPGAITEKAVVFDHLKALTNDGAVFFGSTLLQGGVERSAAARRLMAFYNRKGVFSNRADDFDGLRYALERRFRNVEIDIVGCAALFIARD is encoded by the coding sequence ATGACCGCCAGTCCCGAGCAGATCGCCGCCGGCCAAGCCGTCTATACGCCTGCCGTTCTCCGGCTCTATGACATGCTCGTCCTCGGCCTCTCCAACCGCTTCATCTGGAAATGTCCGACGCCGCGCCTGCGCGCGCTTTATGATCTCCACGCGTCGGGCAATCATCTCGACGTCGGAATCGGCACGGGATATTTCCTCGACCATTGTCGCTTTCCGGTCGCCGCGCCGCGCGTCGCGCTCATGGATTTGAACCCGGACGCGCTTCGCTTCGCGGCGGAGCGCATCGCGCGTTTTTCGCCGCAGACCTATCGCCGCAATGTTCTGGAGCCGATCGCTTTCGACGCGCCGAAATTCGATTCCGTCGGCGTCAATTATCTCTTGCATTGCCTTCCCGGCGCGATCACCGAAAAGGCCGTCGTCTTCGATCATCTGAAGGCGCTGACGAATGACGGCGCCGTCTTTTTCGGCTCGACCTTGCTGCAAGGCGGCGTCGAGCGCTCCGCCGCCGCGCGGCGGCTGATGGCGTTCTACAATCGCAAGGGCGTGTTCTCGAACAGGGCCGACGATTTCGACGGTCTGCGCTATGCGCTCGAGCGGCGCTTTCGCAATGTCGAGATCGACATTGTCGGCTGCGCCGCCCTCTTCATCGCGCGCGATTGA
- a CDS encoding ABC transporter ATP-binding protein — protein MQRPVIELEDVDLTLGAGAARVHVLKNISLAVARGEAVGLVGPSGSGKSTLLMTLAGLERPDSGKVLVDGSDLARLDENALARFRGGKIGVVFQSFQLIATMTALENVAVPLELAGRADAFERAGRELEAVGLAHRLSHYPSQMSGGEQQRVALARALAPDPVILVADEPTGNLDSETGAAIVDLIFAQKARRSATLVLVTHDPSLAARCDRAVRLRSGRIDGEEAQAS, from the coding sequence GTGCAGCGGCCGGTCATCGAACTCGAGGATGTCGATCTCACCCTCGGCGCGGGCGCGGCGCGCGTCCATGTGCTCAAGAACATAAGCCTCGCGGTCGCGCGCGGCGAGGCCGTGGGTCTCGTCGGGCCCTCGGGCTCCGGGAAATCCACATTGCTGATGACGCTCGCCGGCCTCGAGCGGCCCGATTCCGGCAAGGTGCTCGTCGACGGGAGCGATCTCGCTCGCCTCGACGAAAACGCCTTGGCGCGGTTCCGCGGAGGGAAGATAGGGGTCGTCTTCCAGTCTTTCCAGCTCATCGCCACGATGACGGCGCTGGAGAATGTCGCCGTTCCGCTGGAGCTCGCCGGCCGCGCCGACGCTTTCGAGCGCGCGGGGCGCGAGCTCGAGGCTGTCGGCCTCGCTCATCGTCTCTCGCATTATCCGTCGCAAATGTCCGGCGGCGAGCAGCAGCGCGTCGCGCTCGCGCGGGCCCTCGCCCCCGATCCCGTCATCCTCGTCGCCGACGAGCCGACCGGCAATCTCGATTCGGAGACCGGCGCGGCCATCGTCGATCTGATCTTCGCGCAAAAGGCGCGGCGCTCGGCGACGCTCGTGCTGGTGACCCACGATCCTTCGCTGGCCGCCCGCTGCGACCGCGCCGTGCGTCTGCGCTCCGGCCGCATCGACGGCGAAGAGGCGCAGGCGTCATGA
- the rplI gene encoding 50S ribosomal protein L9, which translates to MVDVILLERVAKLGQMGDTVRVRDGYARNFLLARGKALRATENNKKHFETQRAHIEAHNLTARKEAEAVAEKLEGQTFVIIRQAGESGHLYGSVATRDISDAATAGGFTLNRSQVDLQHPIKALGLHNVPVHLHPEIEVKIIVNVARSAEEAERQARGEAAATREETTLDDLGLEVGAALAEAGDVEL; encoded by the coding sequence ATGGTCGATGTCATTCTGCTGGAGCGCGTGGCCAAGCTCGGCCAGATGGGCGACACCGTTCGCGTGCGCGACGGCTATGCGCGCAACTTCCTGCTGGCGCGCGGCAAGGCGCTGCGCGCCACCGAGAACAACAAGAAGCATTTCGAGACGCAGCGCGCCCATATCGAGGCGCACAACCTCACCGCTCGCAAGGAGGCCGAGGCCGTCGCCGAGAAGCTCGAGGGGCAGACCTTCGTCATCATCCGCCAAGCGGGCGAGAGCGGCCATCTCTATGGCTCGGTGGCGACGCGCGACATCTCCGACGCGGCGACCGCGGGCGGCTTCACGCTCAACCGCAGTCAGGTCGATCTGCAACATCCGATCAAGGCGCTCGGCCTGCATAATGTGCCGGTGCATCTGCATCCCGAGATCGAGGTGAAGATCATCGTCAACGTCGCCCGCTCCGCCGAAGAGGCCGAGCGCCAGGCGCGCGGCGAGGCCGCCGCCACCCGCGAGGAGACGACGCTCGACGATCTCGGCCTCGAGGTCGGCGCGGCGCTGGCCGAGGCCGGCGACGTCGAGCTCTGA
- a CDS encoding ABC transporter permease, with the protein MKRGLVSRLPLALRFALRDLSGDLRGFGVFIACIVIGVAAISGVGAVSRSLAEGLAREGRTILGGDVSVATTMRRLAPQEREFFERYGRVCEIALMRAMARAVDGEATLVEIKAVDSVYPGAGAVELAPARPLAEALRQGDGAFGLVADSTLIARLDLKIGDKVKIGAAAFTLTAELASEPDKLAGGFGFGARVLMSQDALRATGLVQPGAVARWLTRISLGGAGAVASDAEVERFVTALTAAFPDAGWDLRKRDAVSPQFSRNQERFTQLLTLVALTALVAGGAGVANAVAGFVAKKRDAFAIMKALGAPASRVFVMALVEVLLVAGLAVVGGLALGATFPYLADFALSASVPLPFSPSVDARSLGVGAAYGLLVALIFALPPLGRAYGTPVARLLRDEAEEKAPPRGFLLASFAAATALIVLVMVSAGDKKLAATYIVATAAAFALLRGVAALVVRAARRISHVPDARLRHAIGNIRRPKSLAATLIVSIGVTQTLLVALALIEGSIHAELFQAQKSRTPSFYFVDVAKEQVDEFTPFLASFAADSRVEHVPMMRGRIVAVKGVRAENLKPPEEIAWALEGDRGVTFSAAPPKGSDIVAGGWWGTERSGPPLVSLEARVAEGLGVEIGDEMVVNVLGRDVAARVANLRRVDWRSYGINFMMVFSPDAFADAPYSEIFTVAFADRDDPVRDKRLVREVAARFPQVAALRVKDALEAVEKIADQLTFAARAAAGLAIVTAALALGSAVAASQRGRQRDAIVLKTLGATRGWLTSAFALEFALLGIVAGIFSVVAGAGAAGFILVALMKMEFVFLPWPVALTTLGALVFAVVLGLAGSWRALGEKPGPALRRQ; encoded by the coding sequence ATGAAGCGCGGCCTCGTCTCGCGGCTGCCGTTGGCGCTACGTTTCGCTCTGCGCGATCTTTCCGGCGATCTGCGCGGCTTCGGCGTCTTCATCGCCTGCATCGTCATCGGCGTCGCCGCGATTTCCGGCGTCGGCGCCGTGTCGCGCTCGCTCGCGGAGGGTCTCGCCCGCGAGGGGCGCACGATTTTGGGCGGCGACGTCTCCGTCGCGACCACCATGCGGCGCCTCGCGCCGCAGGAGCGCGAATTTTTCGAGCGCTACGGCCGCGTCTGCGAAATCGCGCTGATGCGCGCCATGGCCCGCGCCGTCGACGGCGAGGCGACGCTTGTCGAAATCAAGGCCGTCGATTCCGTCTATCCGGGCGCCGGCGCGGTGGAGCTCGCTCCGGCGCGGCCGCTGGCCGAGGCGCTGCGCCAGGGCGATGGCGCATTCGGCCTCGTCGCCGATTCGACGCTGATCGCCCGGCTGGATTTAAAAATCGGCGATAAGGTGAAGATCGGCGCCGCCGCCTTCACGCTGACGGCCGAGCTCGCGAGCGAGCCCGACAAGCTCGCCGGCGGCTTCGGATTCGGCGCGCGGGTGCTGATGAGCCAGGACGCCCTGCGGGCGACCGGGCTCGTTCAGCCTGGCGCGGTGGCGCGCTGGCTCACCCGAATCTCGCTCGGCGGCGCCGGCGCGGTCGCCAGCGACGCGGAGGTCGAGCGTTTCGTGACGGCGCTGACGGCGGCCTTTCCGGACGCCGGCTGGGATTTGCGCAAGCGGGACGCCGTCTCCCCGCAATTCTCGCGCAATCAGGAGCGCTTCACCCAGCTGCTGACGCTGGTCGCGCTGACGGCGCTGGTGGCGGGCGGCGCGGGCGTCGCCAACGCCGTCGCCGGCTTCGTCGCCAAAAAGCGCGACGCTTTCGCGATAATGAAGGCGCTCGGCGCGCCGGCCTCGCGCGTCTTCGTGATGGCGCTGGTCGAAGTCCTGCTCGTCGCCGGCCTCGCCGTCGTCGGCGGCCTCGCTCTCGGCGCGACCTTCCCCTATCTCGCCGATTTCGCTCTTTCGGCGTCCGTCCCCCTGCCCTTTTCGCCCTCGGTCGACGCGCGCTCGCTCGGCGTCGGCGCGGCCTATGGGCTGCTGGTGGCGCTGATCTTCGCGCTGCCGCCGCTCGGCCGGGCCTATGGGACGCCGGTCGCCCGCCTGTTGCGCGACGAGGCCGAGGAGAAAGCCCCGCCGCGCGGTTTTCTGCTCGCATCTTTCGCCGCGGCTACGGCGCTCATCGTTCTGGTGATGGTCTCCGCTGGCGACAAGAAGCTCGCCGCGACCTATATCGTCGCCACGGCGGCGGCCTTTGCGCTGCTGCGCGGCGTGGCGGCGCTGGTCGTTCGCGCGGCGCGACGAATCTCCCATGTGCCCGATGCGCGTCTTCGCCATGCGATCGGCAATATCCGCCGGCCGAAGAGCCTCGCCGCCACATTGATCGTCTCGATCGGCGTCACGCAGACGCTGCTGGTCGCGCTGGCGCTGATCGAAGGCTCGATCCACGCCGAATTGTTCCAGGCGCAGAAGAGCCGCACGCCGAGCTTTTATTTCGTCGACGTCGCCAAGGAGCAGGTCGACGAATTCACGCCTTTCCTCGCCTCCTTCGCCGCCGACTCCCGAGTCGAGCATGTGCCGATGATGCGCGGCCGCATCGTCGCCGTGAAAGGCGTCCGCGCCGAAAATTTGAAGCCGCCGGAGGAGATCGCCTGGGCGCTCGAGGGCGACCGCGGCGTCACTTTCTCCGCCGCGCCGCCGAAGGGCTCGGACATCGTGGCCGGCGGCTGGTGGGGGACGGAGCGGAGCGGCCCTCCCCTCGTCTCGCTGGAGGCGCGCGTCGCCGAAGGGCTCGGAGTCGAAATCGGCGATGAGATGGTCGTCAATGTGCTCGGCCGCGACGTCGCGGCGCGCGTCGCCAATCTGCGCCGCGTCGATTGGCGCAGCTATGGCATCAATTTCATGATGGTGTTCTCGCCGGACGCCTTCGCCGACGCGCCCTATTCGGAAATTTTCACCGTCGCTTTCGCCGATCGCGACGATCCGGTTCGCGACAAGCGACTCGTGCGCGAAGTTGCGGCGCGCTTTCCGCAGGTCGCGGCGCTGAGGGTCAAGGACGCGTTGGAGGCGGTGGAGAAGATCGCCGATCAGCTCACCTTCGCCGCGCGCGCCGCCGCCGGCCTCGCCATCGTCACGGCGGCGCTGGCGCTCGGCAGCGCAGTGGCGGCGAGCCAGCGCGGCCGCCAGCGCGACGCCATCGTGCTGAAGACGCTCGGCGCGACGCGCGGCTGGCTGACCAGCGCTTTTGCGCTGGAGTTCGCGCTGCTCGGGATCGTGGCCGGGATATTCTCTGTCGTCGCAGGCGCGGGCGCGGCAGGCTTCATCCTGGTGGCGTTGATGAAAATGGAGTTCGTCTTTCTGCCCTGGCCCGTCGCTCTGACGACGCTCGGCGCGCTGGTCTTCGCCGTCGTCCTCGGCCTCGCGGGAAGCTGGCGCGCGCTCGGAGAGAAGCCGGGCCCCGCTCTGCGCCGCCAATAG
- a CDS encoding glutathione S-transferase family protein, whose protein sequence is MPILRYSAASPYARKARIVAELLGFGSGLELVGADTTNPADTLREQNPLGKVPTLILDSGETLYDSRVICEYFDLLAGGGKLFPADPAARIAALTLQSLGDGINDAALLIRYEATRPEPLRSSDWIALQTGKVERVLAALDADPPAGPVTIGHVAVAAALGYLDLRFEGAWRAKHPALVAWLDAFSREVPAYEATRVS, encoded by the coding sequence ATGCCCATTCTACGCTATTCCGCCGCCTCGCCCTACGCCCGCAAAGCGCGCATCGTCGCCGAGCTGCTCGGCTTCGGCTCCGGCCTCGAGCTCGTCGGCGCCGACACGACCAATCCCGCCGACACGCTGCGCGAGCAGAACCCACTCGGCAAAGTGCCGACGCTGATTCTCGACAGTGGCGAGACGCTCTACGACAGCCGCGTGATCTGCGAATATTTCGACCTTCTCGCCGGCGGCGGAAAGCTCTTTCCGGCCGATCCCGCCGCGCGCATCGCGGCGCTGACGCTGCAATCGCTCGGCGACGGGATCAATGACGCGGCGCTGCTGATCCGTTACGAGGCGACGCGGCCGGAGCCTTTGCGTTCGTCCGATTGGATCGCGCTGCAGACCGGCAAGGTGGAGCGCGTCCTCGCAGCGCTCGACGCCGATCCGCCGGCGGGCCCGGTCACGATCGGTCATGTGGCCGTCGCCGCCGCGCTCGGCTATCTGGACCTGCGCTTCGAAGGCGCCTGGCGCGCGAAACATCCCGCGCTCGTCGCCTGGCTCGACGCTTTCTCTCGCGAGGTTCCGGCCTACGAGGCGACGCGCGTTTCCTGA
- a CDS encoding Uma2 family endonuclease produces the protein MNALPKTKMTAEEFVVWAEGRPGRYELVDGEVFAQASERVAHAKAKLAAALALQDAVRRAGAPCHVLPDGVAVRVDAATVFEPDAQLYCGPELPPDALLVESPLVVVEVLSPSTGRNDVLGKLEGYFRIASVAHYLIFDPDSPLVIHHRRGQGGDILTRVIREGDIQLDPPGLSFPLSAVYGEAR, from the coding sequence ATGAACGCGCTGCCGAAGACGAAGATGACAGCCGAGGAGTTCGTCGTCTGGGCCGAAGGTCGGCCCGGCCGCTATGAGCTCGTCGACGGCGAAGTCTTCGCTCAGGCGTCGGAGCGCGTCGCCCATGCGAAGGCGAAGCTCGCTGCTGCGCTCGCCTTGCAGGACGCCGTCCGCCGGGCCGGGGCGCCTTGCCATGTTCTCCCGGACGGAGTCGCCGTGCGCGTCGACGCCGCCACCGTCTTCGAGCCCGATGCGCAGCTTTATTGCGGTCCCGAGCTTCCGCCAGACGCGCTGCTCGTCGAAAGCCCGCTCGTCGTTGTCGAAGTGCTGTCGCCATCCACCGGACGCAATGACGTTCTCGGCAAGCTCGAGGGATATTTCCGCATCGCGAGCGTCGCGCATTATCTCATCTTCGATCCAGATTCGCCGCTCGTCATCCATCATCGCCGCGGGCAGGGCGGCGATATACTGACGCGCGTCATTCGCGAGGGCGATATACAGCTCGACCCGCCCGGTCTCTCCTTTCCGCTCTCGGCCGTCTACGGCGAAGCGCGCTGA
- a CDS encoding replicative DNA helicase has product MLDQPAYRTPPHNIEAEQALLGAILVNNDAFDRVSDFLRPDHFSEELHRRIFEVSSQIIRAGRVATVVTLKTHLGDVELPGGVTMQAYLARLAREATTIINAEDYGRTIHDLSVRRELIVIGEDIVNAAFDAAVDQAPRLQIEEAERKLYAVAETGRYDGGFQRFAEALATAMDMASSAYQRDGHLSGIATGLVDLDEKMGGLQKSDLIIVAGRPGMGKTALATNIAFNIAKAYVSEQQPDGSAKTVNGGIVGFFSLEMSAEQLATRVIAEQSGVPSYKIRRGDINEDDFRRIAEAAREMQSVPFFIDQSGGISIAQLIARARRLKRQRGLDLLVVDYLQLLSGSKSRNENRVQELTEITTGLKALAKELAVPVIALSQLSRQVESRDDKRPQLSDLRESGSIEQDADVVMFVYREEYYLRNREPREGTEEHIAWQNEMERVHGRAEAILGKQRHGPTGTVTLAFEAEVTRFSNLAEEDKLPARM; this is encoded by the coding sequence ATGCTCGACCAGCCCGCCTATCGCACGCCGCCCCATAATATCGAAGCCGAGCAGGCGCTGCTCGGCGCCATTCTCGTCAACAATGACGCATTCGATCGCGTCTCGGATTTTCTGCGGCCGGACCATTTCTCCGAGGAGCTGCACAGGCGCATCTTCGAGGTTTCCTCGCAGATCATTCGCGCCGGCCGCGTCGCCACCGTCGTGACGCTGAAGACGCATCTCGGCGATGTGGAGCTGCCCGGCGGCGTGACGATGCAGGCCTATCTCGCGCGATTGGCGCGCGAGGCGACGACGATCATCAACGCCGAGGATTATGGCCGCACGATCCATGATCTCTCCGTGCGGCGGGAGCTGATCGTCATCGGCGAGGATATCGTCAACGCCGCCTTCGACGCGGCGGTCGATCAGGCGCCGCGCCTACAGATCGAGGAGGCCGAGCGCAAGCTCTACGCCGTCGCCGAGACCGGCCGCTATGACGGCGGCTTCCAGCGTTTCGCCGAGGCGCTCGCCACCGCCATGGATATGGCGAGCAGCGCCTATCAGCGCGACGGCCACCTCTCCGGCATAGCGACAGGGCTCGTCGATCTCGACGAGAAGATGGGCGGGCTGCAGAAATCCGATCTCATCATCGTCGCCGGCCGTCCCGGCATGGGCAAGACGGCGCTCGCCACCAACATCGCCTTCAACATCGCCAAGGCCTATGTGTCCGAGCAACAGCCGGACGGCTCGGCAAAGACGGTGAATGGCGGCATCGTCGGCTTCTTCTCGCTCGAAATGTCGGCCGAGCAATTGGCGACGCGCGTCATCGCCGAGCAATCCGGCGTGCCCTCCTATAAGATTCGCCGCGGCGACATCAACGAGGATGATTTCCGCCGCATCGCCGAGGCGGCGCGGGAGATGCAGAGCGTCCCCTTCTTCATCGATCAGAGCGGCGGCATCTCCATCGCGCAGCTCATCGCGCGGGCGCGACGCCTCAAACGCCAGCGCGGGCTCGATCTGCTCGTCGTCGACTATCTGCAGCTGCTCTCCGGCTCCAAGTCACGCAATGAAAATCGCGTGCAGGAGCTGACCGAGATCACCACGGGCCTCAAGGCGCTGGCCAAGGAACTGGCCGTGCCGGTCATCGCGCTCTCGCAGCTCTCGCGTCAGGTCGAGAGCCGCGACGACAAGCGCCCGCAGCTCTCTGACCTGCGCGAATCCGGCTCGATCGAGCAGGACGCCGACGTGGTGATGTTCGTCTATCGAGAAGAATATTACCTGCGCAATCGCGAGCCGCGCGAGGGCACGGAAGAGCATATCGCCTGGCAGAACGAGATGGAGCGCGTGCATGGACGCGCCGAAGCGATCCTCGGCAAGCAGCGCCACGGGCCCACAGGCACGGTCACGCTCGCCTTCGAGGCGGAGGTGACGCGCTTCTCCAATCTCGCCGAGGAGGACAAGCTGCCGGCGCGGATGTGA